Proteins co-encoded in one Bacteroidota bacterium genomic window:
- a CDS encoding 3'-5' exonuclease, translating to MFAKTISAQELNILPVKHFEGETFVIDDLKKLKEVLPLISSEKLLGFDTETRPNFKKGRTNHVALLQLATRDKAFLFRINKIGLPSVVTKILADKNVLKVGAAIRDDIRTLKLASPFAPQNFVELQDFVEYFDIESKGLSKLAAIVLNFRISKSQQLSNWENETLTAAQINYAATDAWVGYEIFQKLKELSEQ from the coding sequence ATGTTTGCAAAGACTATTTCTGCTCAGGAACTGAATATTTTGCCGGTAAAGCATTTTGAAGGCGAAACATTTGTTATTGACGACCTGAAAAAATTAAAAGAAGTACTTCCTCTTATAAGTAGTGAGAAGTTGTTGGGTTTTGATACAGAAACCCGTCCTAATTTTAAAAAAGGAAGGACCAACCATGTCGCTTTATTGCAACTGGCAACCCGTGATAAGGCTTTTCTGTTCAGAATCAATAAAATAGGATTGCCCTCCGTGGTTACAAAAATATTAGCTGATAAAAATGTTCTGAAAGTCGGGGCTGCCATCCGGGATGATATCCGGACCCTGAAACTTGCCAGCCCCTTTGCCCCTCAAAATTTCGTGGAACTTCAGGACTTTGTCGAATATTTCGACATCGAAAGCAAGGGATTATCGAAGCTTGCAGCAATTGTCCTGAATTTCAGGATTTCAAAATCCCAGCAATTGTCCAATTGGGAAAACGAAACTCTTACTGCGGCCCAGATCAATTATGCTGCTACAGATGCCTGGGTGGGTTATGAAATATTTCAAAAATTAAAAGAATTGTCGGAACAATAA